In Hippoglossus stenolepis isolate QCI-W04-F060 chromosome 20, HSTE1.2, whole genome shotgun sequence, the following are encoded in one genomic region:
- the si:ch211-225h24.2 gene encoding testis development-related protein isoform X2 has protein sequence MKFRNVFFLLYANKLQETGSVLVHGREEDKVKKTMSKKERREKKMFSSKDDEHFLLTGVKLADRRGSHKKIKDDEKDKEKKDKPEKGHCFWESVTMTMRQISPTKKLEKMEGWEPPQLEDLNETTTDDAPEDRSPEGDSPSPLPESPGLPLDLASWGGQGLEEDSSRYANLSDSKDSTAAVTWTARAKVKLAGISRMSRGIVSDIAWEGFK, from the exons ATGaaatttagaaatgttttttttcttctttatgcCAATAAACTCCAAGAAACTGGCAGCGTTCTTGTCCACGGGCGAGAG GAGGACAAGGTGAAGAAGACCATGTccaagaaggagaggagggagaagaagatgTTCTCCTCTAAAGACGACGAGCACTTCTTGTTGACGGGAGTGAAACTGGCTGACCGCAGAGG gTCTCACAAGAAAATCAAAGACGATGAAAAGGATAAAGAAAAGAAGGACAAGCCGGAGAAGGGCCACTGTTTCTGGGAGAGTGTTACCATGACGATGAGGCAGATCTCGCCCAccaagaagctggagaagatggagggCTGGGAGCCGCCTCAGCTGGAGGACTTAAACGAGACTACGACTGATGACGCCCCGGAGGACAGGAGCCCGGAAGGGGACTCGCCGTCGCCTCTACCCGAGTCTCCAGGCCTTCCGTTGGACCTGGCCTCCTGGGGGGGGCAGGGCCTGGAAGAGGACTCTTCCCGCTACGCTAACCTGTCGGACTCCAAGGATTCAACAGCGGCTGTCACGTGGACGGCTCGCGCCAAAGTCAAGCTGGCCGGCATCAGCAGGATGAGCAGAGGGATTGTGTCGGACATTGCGTGGGAGGGGTTTAAATAG
- the fbxo25 gene encoding F-box only protein 25 isoform X2, with protein MPFLGKDWRSPGLCWTKTEHGWKRLIYYANELEDNNRDIDLKELCNDSKENLFVADVCELPTTKRKKDLYNTRSQFVYRDKWIYVLRGNSKERHEYSTLGEALNRLDFSSAIEDLRRFNYVTKLFQLIARSQLPSLSGAAQKNYFNILEKMVRKVLEDHHNPRLVKDLLQDLHMTLQNLTIHVGRCVLVGNVNIWLRRLENILKWQQQLNNLQIPKQLCTGLSFNDLPLHMQNKIFYNLSDAHDIINLGQATPTLLMLSENRRLWKRLCHFHFSDKQFCQNLVLTKSDNVDWKLMYFMLQKHYPMNEQYSDTLHFCKHCCILFWKDCGHPCTATDPDSCLMPISPQHFIDLFKF; from the exons ATGCCTTTCTTGGGAAAGGACTGGAGGTCACCGGGCTTGTGCTGGACAAAGACAGAGCACGGCTGGAAGAGGCTCATATACTATGCAAACGAGCTGGAGGATAACAACAGAGACATAGACTTGAAAGA GCTCTGCAATGACagcaaagaaaatctgtttgtCGCGGACGTGTGTGAGCTCCCcacaacaaagaggaaaaaggacCTTTACAACACCAGATCTCAGT ttGTTTACAGGGATAAGTGGATCTATGTGCTGAGAGGGAACTCAAAGGAA cgacATGAATACAGCACGCTTGGCGAAGCGTTAAACCGTCTAGACTTTTCCAGTGCCATCGAAGACTTGAGAAGATTCAACTATGTTACAAAA CTTTTTCAGCTAATAGCCAGGTCTCAGCTGCCTTCTCTGAGTGGAGCTGCCCAGAAAAACTATTTCAATATACTGGAGAAGATGGTACGAAAGG TCCTCGAGGACCACCACAATCCTCGCCTGGTCAAGgacctgctgcaggacctgCACATGACTCTGCAAAATCTGACCATCCACGTTGGCAGATGTGTCCTCGTGGGCAACGTCAACATCTGGTTGCGCCGACTGGAGAACATTCTcaagtggcagcagcagctcaacaaCCTGCAGATCCCCAAG CAATTGTGCACTGGCCTGTCATTCAACGACTTGCCCCTACACATGCAGAATAAGATCTTTTACAACTTATCTGACGCACATGACATCATTAACCTGGGACAGGCCACACCCACTCTGCTCATGCTCAGTGAGAACCGGAGGCTGTGGAAGAGATTGTGCCACTTTCACTTCTCAGACAAACAG ttctGTCAGAACTTGGTCCTGACCAAGAGCGACAACGTGGACTGGAAGCTGATGTACTTCATGCTGCAGAAACACTACCCAATGAACGAGCAATACAGCGACACCTTGCACTTCTGCAAACACTGTTGCATCCTCTTCTGGAAG GACTGTGGCCACCCGTGCACTGCCACTGATCCGGACAGCTGCCTCATGCCCATCTCTCCTCAGCACTTTATCGACCTCTTCAAGTTTTGA
- the fbxo25 gene encoding F-box only protein 25 isoform X1, giving the protein MPFLGKDWRSPGLCWTKTEHGWKRLIYYANELEDNNRDIDLKELCNDSKENLFVADVCELPTTKRKKDLYNTRSQFVYRDKWIYVLRGNSKERHEYSTLGEALNRLDFSSAIEDLRRFNYVTKLFQLIARSQLPSLSGAAQKNYFNILEKMVRKVLEDHHNPRLVKDLLQDLHMTLQNLTIHVGRCVLVGNVNIWLRRLENILKWQQQLNNLQIPKQLCTGLSFNDLPLHMQNKIFYNLSDAHDIINLGQATPTLLMLSENRRLWKRLCHFHFSDKQFCQNLVLTKSDNVDWKLMYFMLQKHYPMNEQYSDTLHFCKHCCILFWKDRHLTLLFKDCGHPCTATDPDSCLMPISPQHFIDLFKF; this is encoded by the exons ATGCCTTTCTTGGGAAAGGACTGGAGGTCACCGGGCTTGTGCTGGACAAAGACAGAGCACGGCTGGAAGAGGCTCATATACTATGCAAACGAGCTGGAGGATAACAACAGAGACATAGACTTGAAAGA GCTCTGCAATGACagcaaagaaaatctgtttgtCGCGGACGTGTGTGAGCTCCCcacaacaaagaggaaaaaggacCTTTACAACACCAGATCTCAGT ttGTTTACAGGGATAAGTGGATCTATGTGCTGAGAGGGAACTCAAAGGAA cgacATGAATACAGCACGCTTGGCGAAGCGTTAAACCGTCTAGACTTTTCCAGTGCCATCGAAGACTTGAGAAGATTCAACTATGTTACAAAA CTTTTTCAGCTAATAGCCAGGTCTCAGCTGCCTTCTCTGAGTGGAGCTGCCCAGAAAAACTATTTCAATATACTGGAGAAGATGGTACGAAAGG TCCTCGAGGACCACCACAATCCTCGCCTGGTCAAGgacctgctgcaggacctgCACATGACTCTGCAAAATCTGACCATCCACGTTGGCAGATGTGTCCTCGTGGGCAACGTCAACATCTGGTTGCGCCGACTGGAGAACATTCTcaagtggcagcagcagctcaacaaCCTGCAGATCCCCAAG CAATTGTGCACTGGCCTGTCATTCAACGACTTGCCCCTACACATGCAGAATAAGATCTTTTACAACTTATCTGACGCACATGACATCATTAACCTGGGACAGGCCACACCCACTCTGCTCATGCTCAGTGAGAACCGGAGGCTGTGGAAGAGATTGTGCCACTTTCACTTCTCAGACAAACAG ttctGTCAGAACTTGGTCCTGACCAAGAGCGACAACGTGGACTGGAAGCTGATGTACTTCATGCTGCAGAAACACTACCCAATGAACGAGCAATACAGCGACACCTTGCACTTCTGCAAACACTGTTGCATCCTCTTCTGGAAG GATCGCCACCTGACTTTGTTATTCAAG GACTGTGGCCACCCGTGCACTGCCACTGATCCGGACAGCTGCCTCATGCCCATCTCTCCTCAGCACTTTATCGACCTCTTCAAGTTTTGA
- the fam110c gene encoding protein FAM110C has translation MSELNVTMEATSDTTKILEKGPEYLRKQMELEGETKGHMSAVERLAASKPKYVKSQQVVNSIQEPAISLGSASVSSTGSSTRSSNRGRNALAVGGVVKSCSPGQVRRTSSKKRPDSLLLYRQKCELLGGAANDRKHHITRKLLANNTVNKNVPLLKECESEGDNKSGAATPGERGAQGAPPWRRRRGVESGTKVTGALLTVPECERRSGRGVGRSHSDISSRYSKNFADFDAFFMYCGLDGEIVESLGRENFSARSDEIAIKFRSVSVSTTEGGFSKSSGGSDGLLQVELHDNIRQGTSVIERNARVIKWLYSCKNAKDSGKKLRDLN, from the coding sequence ATGTCTGAGTTAAATGTCACTATGGAGGCGACCAGTGACACCACAAAAATCCTGGAGAAAGGTCCCGAGTACCTTCGAAAGCAAATGGAGCTGGAGGGGGAGACCAAAGGACACATGAGCGCAGTGGAGAGGTTGGCTGCGAGCAAACCCAAGTATGTGAAGAGCCAGCAGGTGGTCAACTCCATCCAGGAGCCTGCGATCAGCCTGGGGTCAGCTTCGGTGAGCAGCACGGGGTCTTCCACCCGGAGCTCGAACCGGGGGAGGAATGCTCTCGCAGTGGGTGGTGTTGTGAAAAGCTGCTCACCGGGGCAGGTACGGCGCACCAGCTCCAAAAAGCGCCCGGACTCTCTTCTGCTCTACAGGCAGAAATGTGAGCTCCTGGGGGGTGCAGCAAACGACAGGAAACACCATATAACACGTAAGCTGCTGGCGAACAACACTGTGAACAAAAATGTCCCGTTACTTAAGGAGTGCGAGTCTGAGGGAGACAATAAATCAGGCGCCGCCACACCTGGGGAGCGCGGCGCGCAGGGAGCGCCgccgtggaggaggaggaggggggtcgAGTCTGGGACAAAGGTGACAGGGGCTCTCCTCACTGTCCCCGAGTGCGAGAGGAGGTCCGGCAGGGGCGTGGGTCGCTCCCACTCGGACATCAGCTCCAGGTACTCCAAGAACTTCGCGGACTTCGACGCTTTCTTCATGTACTGCGGGCTGGACGGCGAGATCGTCGAGTCCCTGGGGCGGGAGAACTTCTCGGCGCGCTCGGACGAGATCGCGATCAAATTCCGCAGCGTGAGCGTGTCCACGACGGAGGGAGGCTTCTCCAAGAGCAGCGGGGGCAGCGACGGGCTGCTGCAGGTAGAGCTGCACGACAACATACGTCAGGGGACGTCGGTGATCGAGCGCAACGCACGGGTTATCAAGTGGCTGTACAGCTGCAAAAACGCCAAAGACAGTGGGAAAAAGTTACGAGACCTTAACTGA